From Cellulosimicrobium cellulans, the proteins below share one genomic window:
- a CDS encoding DUF2200 domain-containing protein has product MAGHRIFGMSFASIYPLYVTKVERKGRSTDELDQVIGWLTGYDDAGLAQAIADDITLEEFFDRAPAMNPNASLITGVICGVRVEDIDDPLMQKIRYLDKLVDEVARGKKMTSILRGETAAAS; this is encoded by the coding sequence ATGGCGGGACACCGGATCTTCGGGATGAGCTTCGCGAGCATCTACCCGCTCTACGTGACCAAGGTGGAGCGCAAGGGGCGGTCGACGGACGAGCTCGACCAGGTCATCGGCTGGCTGACCGGCTACGACGACGCCGGCCTGGCGCAGGCGATCGCGGACGACATCACGCTCGAGGAGTTCTTCGACCGGGCACCGGCGATGAACCCGAACGCCTCGCTCATCACCGGGGTGATCTGCGGCGTCCGGGTCGAGGACATCGACGACCCGCTCATGCAGAAGATCCGCTACCTCGACAAGCTCGTCGACGAGGTAGCGCGCGGCAAGAAGATGACGTCGATCCTGCGTGGGGAGACCGCGGCCGCGTCGTAG
- a CDS encoding DUF6580 family putative transport protein, with amino-acid sequence MTGSQASLVSRWWRPALVVALAALAVVWRLVRADLGAPANLELVTAATFAATLLLRSRWAFVVPLAVTVVSDVVLGNTAIALFTWSAWLVVGLGSLLARNTTGWRRVGAGAAFGVAGSLWFFVWTNFGVWFQGRGVWYPAGVDGLVASYVAGLPFLRTMLLGNLVLVPLVAAGTLLVDRLEASHGMVAARPA; translated from the coding sequence GTGACGGGTTCGCAGGCCTCCCTGGTGTCCCGCTGGTGGCGCCCGGCGCTCGTCGTGGCGCTCGCGGCGCTGGCCGTGGTCTGGCGCCTCGTGCGCGCCGACCTGGGCGCTCCCGCGAACCTCGAGCTCGTCACGGCGGCCACGTTCGCGGCGACGCTCCTGCTGCGCTCGCGCTGGGCGTTCGTCGTGCCGCTGGCCGTGACGGTCGTGTCCGACGTCGTCCTCGGCAACACCGCGATCGCGCTCTTCACGTGGAGCGCCTGGCTCGTCGTCGGGCTGGGCTCGCTGCTCGCGCGGAACACGACCGGATGGCGCCGCGTGGGCGCGGGCGCCGCGTTCGGCGTCGCAGGCTCGCTGTGGTTCTTCGTGTGGACCAACTTCGGCGTCTGGTTCCAGGGTCGCGGCGTCTGGTACCCGGCGGGCGTCGACGGGCTCGTCGCGAGCTACGTCGCGGGCCTGCCGTTCCTGCGCACGATGCTGCTGGGCAATCTCGTGCTCGTGCCGCTCGTCGCGGCGGGCACGCTGCTCGTGGACCGGCTCGAGGCGTCGCACGGGATGGTTGCAGCCCGACCCGCCTGA
- a CDS encoding DUF4430 domain-containing protein: MTLRTLRDASARPLTALTAALLTAGLLAGCSSTDEPATDATTSTASEETSAPADDATDEATDDESGDAEDAPELSYDGRTGASALDLLLEADPSAQVTGEGENAFVTAIDGVVADPDSEFWALYVNGEMATVGAGSLETKDGDEITWKLETFTS; this comes from the coding sequence GTGACCCTCCGAACGCTCCGCGACGCCTCCGCGCGCCCGCTCACCGCACTGACCGCCGCCCTGCTCACCGCGGGCCTGCTGGCCGGGTGCTCGTCCACCGACGAGCCCGCGACCGACGCCACGACGTCGACCGCGAGCGAGGAGACGAGCGCGCCCGCCGACGACGCGACGGACGAGGCGACCGACGACGAGTCGGGCGACGCCGAGGACGCGCCCGAGCTCTCCTACGACGGACGCACCGGCGCGTCCGCGCTCGACCTGCTGCTCGAGGCTGACCCGTCCGCCCAGGTGACCGGCGAGGGCGAGAACGCGTTCGTCACGGCGATCGACGGCGTCGTGGCAGACCCGGACAGCGAGTTCTGGGCGCTATACGTCAACGGCGAGATGGCTACCGTGGGAGCAGGTTCCCTCGAGACGAAGGACGGGGACGAGATCACGTGGAAGCTCGAGACGTTCACCTCGTGA
- a CDS encoding cation transporter — protein sequence MTTGQDARRPDEADVARRLRRVVLVVAALNLAYFVVELTVALAAGSVSLLADSVDFLEDTAINLLIAVALGFPLARRAVLGKVMALLLLGPALFAAWEAVQRFGDPTAPQVVPLVLASLGAIVVNGACAWLLVRVRYHGGSLSRAAFLSARNDVLVNVAVIAMGLVTAWTGSGWPDLVLGCGIILLAFHSAYEVWEVSEEERLAAKAVAGEKIG from the coding sequence GTGACCACCGGCCAGGACGCCCGCCGGCCCGACGAGGCCGACGTCGCGCGCCGCCTGCGTCGCGTCGTCCTGGTCGTCGCGGCGCTCAACCTCGCGTACTTCGTCGTCGAGCTGACCGTCGCGCTCGCGGCGGGGTCGGTGTCGCTGCTCGCCGACAGCGTGGACTTCCTCGAGGACACGGCGATCAACCTGCTCATCGCTGTCGCGCTGGGCTTCCCGCTCGCGCGGCGTGCGGTCCTGGGCAAGGTCATGGCGCTGCTCCTCCTCGGCCCGGCGCTCTTCGCGGCCTGGGAGGCGGTGCAGCGCTTCGGCGACCCGACGGCGCCCCAGGTCGTGCCGCTCGTCCTCGCCTCGCTCGGGGCGATCGTCGTCAACGGTGCGTGCGCGTGGCTCCTGGTGCGGGTGCGGTACCACGGCGGGTCGCTCAGCCGGGCCGCGTTCCTCTCGGCGCGCAACGACGTCCTCGTGAACGTCGCCGTCATCGCGATGGGGCTCGTGACCGCGTGGACCGGGTCCGGCTGGCCGGACCTCGTGCTCGGGTGCGGGATCATCCTCCTCGCCTTCCACTCCGCCTACGAGGTCTGGGAGGTCAGCGAGGAGGAGCGGCTGGCCGCCAAGGCCGTCGCGGGGGAGAAGATCGGGTGA
- a CDS encoding DNA gyrase/topoisomerase IV subunit B produces MTTTSAESSYTARHLSVLEGLEAVRKRPGMYIGTTDSRGLMHCLWEIIDNSVDEALAGNCSKILVVLHADSSVTVEDDGRGIPVDIEPKTGLSGVEVVFTKLHAGGKFGGGSYTASGGLHGVGASVVNALSSRLDVEVDRGSKTYRMTFHRGEPGVFADPKSGPTPDAPFEPFVSGSELAVVGKTKRGVTGTRVRYWADRQIFLKTAVFSYDELVTRVRQTTFLVPGLEITVRDERGVPGTPGEAGPHEETFVHTGGSVDFVDFLAPDTPVTATWHLTGSGSFTETVPVLDDRGHMTPQAVQRDCEVDVALRWGTGYETEVRSFVNIIATPKGGSHLGGFEQGLLKVLRKSVETNARRLKVSTKDASERIEKDDVLAGLTAVVTVRLAEPQFEGQTKEVLGTAPVRAIVSRVVEKELNALLTSTKRDEKTQAALLLDKVVAEMRARITARKQKEISRRKNALETSSLPAKLVDCRSDDVERSELFIVEGDSALGTARLARSSDFQALLPIRGKILNVQKASVSDMLRNAECTAIIQVLGAGSGRSFDLEAARYGKIVLMTDADVDGAHIRTLLLTLFYRYMKPLVEAGRVFAAVPPLHRIEVIGAGRRKNEYIYTYSEAELAATLKKLDKAGRRYKDDIQRYKGLGEMDADQLAETTMDPRHRTLRRVTAEHAEAAERVFELLMGSDVAPRKEFIVAGAAELDHARIDV; encoded by the coding sequence GTGACGACCACCTCCGCTGAGTCCAGCTACACCGCTCGGCACCTTTCCGTGCTCGAGGGTCTCGAGGCCGTGCGCAAGCGCCCGGGCATGTACATCGGGACGACCGACTCGCGCGGTCTCATGCACTGCCTGTGGGAGATCATCGACAACTCGGTCGACGAGGCGCTCGCCGGGAACTGCTCCAAGATCCTCGTCGTGCTGCACGCCGACTCGTCCGTGACGGTCGAGGACGACGGCCGCGGCATCCCCGTCGACATCGAGCCCAAGACCGGCCTGTCCGGCGTCGAGGTCGTCTTCACCAAGCTGCACGCGGGCGGCAAGTTCGGCGGCGGCTCGTACACGGCGTCGGGCGGCCTGCACGGCGTCGGGGCGTCCGTCGTCAACGCGCTCTCGTCGCGCCTGGACGTCGAGGTCGACCGCGGCAGCAAGACGTACCGGATGACCTTCCACCGCGGCGAGCCCGGGGTCTTCGCCGACCCGAAGAGCGGCCCGACGCCGGACGCCCCGTTCGAGCCGTTCGTCTCCGGCTCGGAGCTCGCCGTCGTCGGGAAGACGAAGCGCGGTGTCACCGGCACGCGCGTGCGCTACTGGGCGGACCGCCAGATCTTCCTCAAGACCGCCGTCTTCTCCTACGACGAGCTCGTCACGCGCGTGCGCCAGACGACGTTCCTCGTCCCCGGGCTCGAGATCACCGTGCGCGACGAGCGCGGCGTGCCGGGGACGCCCGGAGAGGCGGGGCCGCACGAGGAGACCTTCGTGCACACCGGCGGGTCGGTCGACTTCGTCGACTTCCTCGCGCCGGACACGCCCGTCACGGCGACGTGGCACCTCACCGGCTCGGGGTCGTTCACCGAGACGGTCCCGGTGCTCGACGACCGCGGGCACATGACCCCGCAGGCCGTGCAGCGCGACTGCGAGGTCGACGTCGCGCTCCGCTGGGGCACGGGGTACGAGACCGAGGTCCGGAGCTTCGTCAACATCATCGCCACGCCCAAGGGTGGTTCCCACCTCGGCGGCTTCGAGCAGGGCCTGCTCAAGGTGCTGCGCAAGTCCGTCGAGACGAACGCGCGCCGCCTCAAGGTCTCGACGAAGGACGCGTCCGAGCGCATCGAGAAGGACGACGTCCTCGCGGGCCTGACCGCCGTCGTCACCGTGCGCCTGGCCGAGCCGCAGTTCGAGGGCCAGACCAAGGAGGTCCTCGGGACGGCACCGGTCCGCGCGATCGTCTCGCGCGTCGTCGAGAAGGAGCTGAACGCGCTCCTCACCTCGACCAAGCGCGACGAGAAGACGCAGGCCGCGCTGCTGCTCGACAAGGTCGTGGCGGAGATGCGCGCGCGCATCACCGCGCGCAAGCAGAAGGAGATCTCGCGGCGCAAGAACGCGCTCGAGACGTCCTCCCTGCCGGCCAAGCTCGTCGACTGCCGCAGCGACGACGTCGAGCGCAGCGAGCTGTTCATCGTCGAGGGCGACAGCGCGCTCGGCACCGCGCGCCTCGCGCGCAGCTCCGACTTCCAGGCCCTCCTGCCCATCCGCGGCAAGATCCTCAACGTCCAGAAGGCGTCCGTGAGCGACATGCTCCGCAACGCGGAGTGCACCGCGATCATCCAGGTGCTCGGCGCGGGGTCCGGGCGGTCGTTCGACCTCGAGGCCGCGCGCTACGGGAAGATCGTGCTCATGACGGACGCCGACGTCGACGGCGCCCACATCCGCACGCTCCTGCTCACCCTCTTCTACCGGTACATGAAGCCGCTCGTGGAGGCGGGCCGCGTGTTCGCGGCCGTGCCACCGCTGCACCGGATCGAGGTCATCGGCGCGGGCCGCCGCAAGAACGAGTACATCTACACGTACTCCGAGGCCGAGCTCGCCGCGACCCTCAAGAAGCTCGACAAGGCCGGGCGCCGCTACAAGGACGACATCCAGCGGTACAAGGGCCTCGGAGAGATGGACGCCGACCAGCTCGCCGAGACGACGATGGACCCGCGCCACCGCACGCTGCGCCGCGTCACCGCCGAGCACGCCGAGGCGGCGGAGCGCGTGTTCGAGCTGCTCATGGGCAGCGACGTCGCGCCGCGCAAGGAGTTCATCGTCGCCGGCGCCGCCGAGCTGGACCACGCACGCATCGACGTCTGA
- a CDS encoding DUF7455 domain-containing protein: MTATTTTTEPLTAADRCDRCGAQAYVRVVLPSGELLFCGHHARAHADAYTDLATSIQDETDKLLAEHGAR, from the coding sequence GTGACTGCTACGACGACCACCACCGAACCGCTGACCGCGGCCGACCGCTGCGACCGCTGCGGGGCCCAGGCGTACGTCCGCGTGGTCCTGCCGAGCGGTGAGCTGCTGTTCTGCGGCCACCACGCGCGGGCGCACGCGGACGCCTACACCGACCTCGCGACGTCCATCCAGGACGAGACCGACAAGCTGCTCGCGGAGCACGGCGCGCGCTGA
- a CDS encoding RNA polymerase sigma factor produces the protein MAPSTPISALPREFEHPALQELLRRGSANGRVDAESFRTACEQAAVNDAKRLKAVFRALAGAGVEVDIPTTTKVAAAASPRSTTTARTKTAATKSTSSTTRRTTAATTAAEGDAAEAAPSGGPAKPARKTAAKAPAKAKATPARAKKKDDGEDDAEVEDLEIDVTEDEEAADSGAKKPAAGAASEEPEETGFVVSDADEDDAPVQQVVTAGATADPVKDYLKQIGKVALLNAEQEVELAKRIEAGLFAEEKLAAEGDDLDRKLKRELQWIAHDGKRAKNHLLEANLRLVVSLAKRYTGRGMLFLDLIQEGNLGLIRAVEKFDYTKGYKFSTYATWWIRQAITRAMADQARTIRIPVHMVEVINKLARVQRQMLQDLGREPTPEELAKELDMTPEKVVEVQKYGREPISLHTPLGEDGDSEFGDLIEDSEAIVPADAVSFTLLQEQLHQVLDTLSEREAGVVSMRFGLSDGQPKTLDEIGKVYGVTRERIRQIESKTMSKLRHPSRSQVLRDYLD, from the coding sequence GTGGCGCCCTCAACCCCGATTTCCGCACTCCCGCGAGAGTTCGAGCACCCCGCCCTGCAGGAGCTCCTGCGGCGCGGCAGCGCGAACGGTCGCGTCGACGCCGAGAGCTTCCGCACCGCGTGCGAGCAGGCCGCCGTCAACGACGCCAAGCGGCTGAAGGCGGTCTTCCGCGCGCTCGCGGGCGCCGGCGTCGAGGTCGACATCCCGACCACGACGAAGGTCGCCGCCGCGGCGTCGCCGCGCAGCACCACGACGGCGCGCACCAAGACCGCCGCGACGAAGTCGACGTCGTCGACGACGCGGCGCACGACGGCCGCCACCACGGCCGCCGAGGGTGACGCGGCCGAGGCCGCGCCGTCCGGCGGCCCGGCGAAGCCCGCCCGCAAGACCGCCGCCAAGGCTCCGGCCAAGGCGAAGGCGACGCCCGCCCGCGCCAAGAAGAAGGACGACGGCGAGGACGACGCCGAGGTCGAGGACCTCGAGATCGACGTGACCGAGGACGAGGAGGCCGCGGACTCGGGCGCGAAGAAGCCCGCCGCGGGTGCCGCGTCCGAGGAGCCCGAGGAGACGGGCTTCGTCGTGTCGGACGCCGACGAGGACGACGCGCCGGTCCAGCAGGTCGTGACCGCGGGTGCGACCGCGGACCCGGTCAAGGACTACCTCAAGCAGATCGGCAAGGTCGCGCTGCTGAACGCGGAGCAGGAGGTCGAGCTCGCCAAGCGGATCGAGGCCGGCCTGTTCGCGGAGGAGAAGCTCGCGGCCGAGGGCGACGACCTGGACCGCAAGCTCAAGCGCGAGCTGCAGTGGATCGCGCACGACGGCAAGCGGGCGAAGAACCACCTGCTCGAGGCGAACCTGCGTCTCGTGGTGTCGCTGGCCAAGCGGTACACGGGCCGCGGGATGCTGTTCCTGGACCTGATCCAGGAGGGGAACCTCGGCCTGATCCGTGCGGTCGAGAAGTTCGACTACACCAAGGGCTACAAGTTCTCGACGTACGCGACGTGGTGGATCCGCCAGGCGATCACGCGCGCGATGGCGGACCAGGCGCGCACCATCCGCATCCCGGTGCACATGGTCGAGGTCATCAACAAGCTCGCGCGCGTGCAGCGTCAGATGCTGCAGGACCTGGGCCGCGAGCCCACGCCCGAGGAGCTCGCCAAGGAGCTCGACATGACCCCCGAGAAGGTCGTCGAGGTCCAGAAGTACGGCCGCGAGCCCATCTCGCTGCACACGCCCCTCGGCGAGGACGGCGACAGCGAGTTCGGCGACCTCATCGAGGACTCCGAGGCGATCGTCCCGGCCGACGCGGTGAGCTTCACGCTCCTGCAGGAGCAGCTCCACCAGGTGCTCGACACCCTCAGCGAGCGCGAGGCGGGCGTCGTCTCGATGCGGTTCGGCCTGTCCGACGGGCAGCCCAAGACGCTCGACGAGATCGGCAAGGTCTACGGCGTGACGCGCGAGCGCATCCGCCAGATCGAGTCGAAGACGATGTCGAAGCTGCGGCACCCGAGCCGCTCGCAGGTCCTGCGCGACTACCTCGACTGA
- a CDS encoding universal stress protein — MSVVVAHLSTPEGREALDSAATEAVRRGTELVVVVTEGSTATPELAAAHEDDLLRVEERLAGTGTTLRREQGTSDLADDLVSAAERASADLIVIGLRRRSPVGKLILGSNAQRILLDAPCPVLAVKPERPAGA, encoded by the coding sequence ATGAGCGTCGTCGTCGCGCACCTGAGCACGCCCGAGGGTCGCGAGGCTCTCGACAGCGCGGCCACCGAGGCGGTCCGGCGCGGTACCGAGCTCGTGGTCGTGGTCACGGAGGGCTCGACAGCGACGCCCGAGCTCGCCGCCGCGCACGAGGACGACCTGCTCCGGGTCGAGGAGCGGCTCGCGGGCACGGGGACGACGCTGCGGCGCGAGCAGGGGACGTCCGACCTCGCCGACGACCTCGTGAGCGCGGCCGAGCGCGCCTCGGCGGACCTCATCGTCATCGGCCTGCGGCGCCGCAGCCCGGTCGGCAAGCTCATCCTCGGGTCGAACGCGCAGCGCATCCTGCTCGACGCGCCCTGCCCGGTCCTGGCCGTCAAGCCCGAGCGCCCCGCGGGGGCGTGA
- a CDS encoding DUF4192 family protein produces MTTLIRAQGPRELLSYVPYRLGYRPHDSVVLVGLRPPRGRVGLVVRVDVADVADLEHGPQLARSVVGHLAADGAQRVVLVVYTDAPLRSGGVEASVARAAVEHCREAVEPHHGPVDVWVVASSGWYALDCAEDECCPPGGRPLRELESSEVGAHMVLAGAALADSREEALRIPRAGADGRRRAARAARRVRDRARAGGPLDTWADPDATAVGRRVESLAEWRAAVARAAVHERERAAGEGPGAGNAAGLPPATVLGRLAAGLEAVPVRDAVLVSLVPGTGDLADRTVRGGDVDAGTAHAIASIVDPAAGLAPDPAVTGPARSVLEAVVAHAPRGSTAPALTLLALLAWWHGDGGRAGRRLDEALAEDPTYRLALLLSSALDAGVPPGWIRADV; encoded by the coding sequence ATGACCACCCTGATCCGGGCCCAGGGCCCGCGCGAGCTCCTCTCCTACGTCCCCTACCGGCTCGGCTACCGGCCGCACGACAGCGTCGTCCTCGTCGGGCTGCGACCGCCGCGCGGGCGGGTCGGCCTCGTCGTCCGTGTCGACGTGGCGGACGTCGCCGACCTCGAGCACGGTCCCCAGCTCGCGCGCTCCGTGGTCGGGCACCTCGCCGCCGACGGCGCGCAGCGGGTCGTCCTCGTCGTCTACACGGACGCGCCGCTGCGGTCCGGCGGCGTGGAGGCCTCCGTCGCGAGGGCGGCCGTCGAGCACTGCCGGGAGGCCGTCGAGCCGCACCACGGTCCGGTGGACGTCTGGGTCGTGGCGTCGAGCGGCTGGTACGCGCTCGACTGCGCCGAGGACGAGTGCTGCCCACCGGGCGGGCGCCCCCTGCGCGAGCTCGAGTCGAGCGAGGTGGGCGCCCACATGGTCCTCGCCGGGGCGGCGCTCGCGGACTCGCGGGAGGAGGCGCTGCGGATCCCGCGCGCGGGCGCCGACGGGCGGCGGCGTGCGGCGCGCGCCGCACGGCGGGTGCGGGACCGCGCCCGCGCGGGCGGTCCTCTCGACACCTGGGCGGATCCGGACGCCACCGCCGTGGGTCGCCGCGTCGAGAGCCTGGCCGAGTGGCGCGCGGCGGTCGCCCGCGCGGCGGTGCACGAGCGTGAGCGCGCGGCGGGCGAGGGCCCGGGCGCGGGGAACGCGGCGGGGCTGCCTCCCGCCACGGTCCTCGGCCGGCTCGCGGCCGGGCTCGAGGCGGTCCCGGTGCGCGACGCCGTGCTCGTCTCGCTCGTGCCCGGGACGGGTGACCTCGCCGACCGCACGGTCCGTGGCGGGGACGTCGACGCCGGGACGGCGCACGCGATCGCGTCGATCGTCGACCCGGCGGCCGGGCTGGCGCCCGACCCGGCCGTCACGGGGCCGGCCCGCTCCGTGCTCGAGGCGGTCGTGGCCCACGCGCCGCGCGGGAGCACCGCCCCGGCGCTCACGCTCCTCGCGCTCCTCGCCTGGTGGCACGGTGACGGTGGGCGGGCGGGGCGCCGGCTCGACGAGGCGCTCGCGGAGGACCCGACGTACCGGCTCGCCCTCCTGCTGTCGAGCGCGCTCGACGCCGGGGTGCCGCCCGGCTGGATCCGCGCCGACGTGTGA
- a CDS encoding polyprenyl synthetase family protein, with product MPNPSLPTTPPPPGPGTPSGVADPSPSTLVDREGVRAGVDEALHVSTAALRDELSSTHPDADPLADATDELLAGGKRLRAAFCYWSWRAHGGDPDGPHRDVVLRAGAALELFQAAALFHDDVMDASDTRRGHPTAHRAFGARHRDLGWSGDADRYGENTAILLGDLALIASHRELGDALDALPADVATRSRVVFGRMQTEVIVGQYLDVQAQVLPWGDDPATDEERARAVIRSKSARYSVEHPIALGAALAGADDAAIAATSAFGLPVGEAFQLRDDVLGVFGDARVTGKPAGDDLREGKRTVLVVRALAAATPAQRDLLLTHLGDPDLDTRTVEDLRAVLVETGARDAVESLIAELTERASSALAGAGLAEPGAAMLGLLARAAVERTA from the coding sequence GTGCCGAACCCGTCGCTGCCGACCACGCCCCCGCCTCCTGGCCCGGGGACGCCCTCGGGCGTCGCCGACCCGAGCCCGAGCACGCTCGTCGACCGGGAGGGCGTGCGCGCCGGCGTCGACGAGGCCCTGCACGTCTCGACCGCGGCGCTGCGCGACGAGCTCTCCTCCACGCACCCCGACGCCGACCCGCTCGCCGACGCGACGGACGAGCTGCTCGCCGGAGGCAAGCGCCTGCGCGCCGCCTTCTGCTACTGGTCCTGGCGCGCGCACGGCGGCGACCCGGACGGCCCGCACCGCGACGTCGTGCTCCGCGCGGGCGCGGCGCTCGAGCTGTTCCAGGCCGCGGCGCTCTTCCACGACGACGTCATGGACGCCTCCGACACGCGGCGCGGGCACCCGACGGCGCACCGCGCGTTCGGGGCGCGGCACCGCGACCTCGGCTGGTCGGGCGACGCCGACCGCTACGGCGAGAACACGGCGATCCTGCTCGGCGACCTCGCGCTCATCGCGAGCCACCGCGAGCTGGGCGACGCCCTCGACGCCCTCCCCGCGGACGTCGCGACGCGGTCACGCGTCGTCTTCGGCCGCATGCAGACCGAGGTGATCGTGGGCCAGTACCTCGACGTGCAGGCGCAGGTGCTGCCGTGGGGCGACGACCCCGCGACCGACGAGGAGCGCGCGCGGGCCGTGATCCGGTCGAAGTCCGCGCGCTACAGCGTCGAGCACCCCATCGCGCTCGGCGCGGCGCTCGCCGGGGCCGACGACGCTGCGATCGCCGCGACGAGCGCGTTCGGGCTGCCCGTGGGCGAGGCGTTCCAGCTCCGCGACGACGTGCTCGGCGTGTTCGGTGACGCGCGCGTGACGGGCAAGCCCGCGGGCGACGACCTGCGCGAGGGCAAGCGCACGGTGCTCGTCGTGCGTGCGCTCGCCGCGGCGACACCCGCGCAGCGCGACCTCCTGCTCACGCACCTGGGCGACCCGGACCTCGACACGCGCACGGTCGAGGACCTGCGCGCCGTGCTCGTCGAGACGGGAGCGCGCGACGCCGTGGAGTCCCTCATCGCCGAGCTCACCGAGCGCGCGTCCTCGGCCCTCGCGGGTGCCGGGCTCGCGGAGCCCGGGGCCGCGATGCTCGGGCTGCTCGCGCGGGCCGCCGTCGAGCGCACCGCCTGA
- a CDS encoding Rv2175c family DNA-binding protein: MTDRDPSPRPTLDDLVGEWLTLPDVAEALGTDVGKVRRIVQERRVVGVKRGERTTFQIPARFLVPLHLVDPANAGRPDESGRVGVLSSLQGTIVVLTDVGFDDAEILEWLFAPHAELGEAPFDTLLSGHKARVRRVAQSEL, encoded by the coding sequence GTGACCGACCGCGACCCCAGCCCCCGCCCGACCCTCGACGACCTGGTCGGCGAGTGGCTGACCCTCCCCGACGTCGCCGAGGCGCTCGGCACCGACGTCGGCAAGGTGCGCCGCATCGTGCAGGAGCGCCGCGTCGTCGGCGTGAAGCGCGGCGAGCGCACGACGTTCCAGATCCCGGCCCGCTTCCTCGTGCCGCTGCACCTCGTCGACCCGGCGAACGCCGGCCGCCCGGACGAGAGCGGCCGCGTGGGCGTCCTGTCGAGCCTGCAGGGCACGATCGTCGTGCTCACCGACGTCGGCTTCGACGACGCCGAGATCCTCGAGTGGCTGTTCGCGCCGCACGCCGAGCTGGGCGAGGCCCCGTTCGACACGCTCCTGAGCGGCCACAAGGCGCGCGTGCGCCGCGTCGCGCAGTCCGAGCTCTGA